A stretch of the uncultured Desulfobacter sp. genome encodes the following:
- a CDS encoding septal ring lytic transglycosylase RlpA family protein: protein MSVTTCLQLSVIVSLLFLAFGCGNVKSPSPVQTVSKLEKSPIRAKKARVDVSIVPKEKTASAPVLRSLLKPVQKSVPQAVQAARQPIYYEIGRASFYADKFQSRKTASGEPFNQKAKTAAHRQLPFGTKVKVTNKKNKKSVIVTINDRGPFVEGRIIDLSKFAFSRIGNTRDGILNVEIQIVDQNDLDQHDYDPDQS from the coding sequence ATGTCAGTTACAACTTGTCTTCAGCTGTCTGTAATAGTCTCTTTGCTTTTTCTGGCGTTTGGCTGTGGAAACGTGAAATCCCCCAGCCCTGTCCAGACTGTTTCAAAACTTGAAAAGAGTCCCATAAGGGCAAAAAAGGCACGGGTTGACGTTTCTATTGTTCCGAAAGAAAAAACAGCATCGGCACCTGTATTAAGATCATTATTGAAACCTGTTCAAAAGTCGGTTCCCCAAGCTGTTCAAGCGGCCCGGCAACCCATTTATTATGAAATCGGCAGGGCCTCCTTTTATGCAGATAAATTTCAGTCTCGGAAAACCGCCAGCGGAGAGCCCTTTAACCAGAAGGCAAAAACGGCAGCCCATAGACAACTGCCTTTTGGCACCAAGGTTAAGGTGACCAATAAAAAAAACAAGAAAAGTGTAATTGTAACCATCAATGACAGAGGCCCCTTTGTAGAGGGCCGAATCATTGATCTAAGCAAATTTGCCTTCAGCCGCATCGGCAATACAAGGGACGGCATCCTGAATGTGG
- a CDS encoding sigma-54 dependent transcriptional regulator — MKGRLLIVDDDTAHLSMLETLLKSLSYTIECVKDGADAIEQVQKTPYDLVLMDVRMANVGGMEALKEIKHFNPAIPVIIMTAYSSVDKAVEAMRLGADDYLTKPLNFEELKLSIERVTKHLQLSLENSQLKEQLLGEGDFSGIIGTSTAIREVIDTAKIAAPTDANILISGESGTGKELFAKAIHKNSKRKENALISVNCAALSETLLESELFGHEKGAFTGADKPRDGLFKSADKGSIFLDEIGEIPLSMQVKLLRVLQEKEIQKVGSDKVTTIDVRVIVATNKNLEKEVEAGHFRQDLFYRLNVINVKVPPLRDRSDDIPLLAQKFLDRYTQENKKDIKGFTPMAMDALVKYGWPGNVRELENIIERAIILCMGQYICEKDLPSNVLKDYEPENMVGHDFSGGGKTLNEIESIALIETLKQTKGNKTEAAKILNITRTTLNNKLKRHNLDLDKILPASP, encoded by the coding sequence ATGAAAGGCCGCTTACTGATTGTAGATGATGACACCGCCCACCTGTCAATGCTAGAAACACTTTTAAAAAGTCTTTCTTACACCATTGAATGTGTCAAAGACGGTGCAGATGCTATCGAACAGGTGCAAAAAACGCCCTATGACCTTGTTCTTATGGATGTCAGAATGGCCAACGTGGGCGGCATGGAGGCGCTCAAAGAGATTAAGCACTTTAACCCCGCCATACCAGTCATTATCATGACCGCATACTCTTCGGTGGATAAAGCAGTGGAAGCCATGCGGCTGGGGGCGGATGACTATCTGACCAAGCCCTTGAATTTTGAGGAGCTCAAGCTTTCCATTGAGCGCGTAACCAAACATCTACAATTGTCCCTGGAAAACAGTCAACTGAAAGAACAGTTGCTGGGCGAGGGCGACTTCTCCGGGATAATCGGCACCAGTACGGCCATCAGAGAGGTGATTGATACAGCTAAAATTGCGGCTCCCACCGATGCGAATATTCTAATTTCCGGGGAAAGCGGTACCGGCAAGGAGTTGTTTGCAAAGGCTATTCACAAAAACAGCAAACGAAAAGAGAATGCTTTGATCTCGGTGAATTGTGCCGCGTTGAGTGAAACCCTTCTGGAATCTGAACTGTTCGGCCATGAGAAAGGGGCGTTCACCGGGGCGGATAAACCCAGGGACGGCCTTTTTAAATCGGCAGATAAGGGGTCCATTTTTCTCGATGAAATCGGCGAGATTCCTTTATCCATGCAGGTTAAACTGCTCAGGGTCCTCCAGGAAAAAGAAATCCAGAAAGTGGGGTCCGATAAAGTTACAACCATTGACGTACGTGTGATTGTGGCCACCAACAAAAATTTGGAAAAAGAGGTGGAAGCGGGACATTTTCGCCAGGATCTGTTTTACCGGCTTAATGTGATCAATGTAAAGGTGCCCCCACTGCGGGACAGATCAGATGATATCCCTTTGCTTGCCCAGAAATTTTTAGACAGGTACACCCAAGAGAATAAAAAAGATATTAAAGGGTTTACCCCTATGGCAATGGATGCCCTGGTCAAATACGGCTGGCCGGGCAACGTGCGTGAGCTTGAAAACATAATTGAACGCGCCATTATCCTGTGCATGGGCCAATATATCTGTGAAAAAGATCTGCCCTCTAACGTGTTAAAAGATTATGAACCAGAAAATATGGTCGGCCATGATTTTTCCGGGGGCGGGAAAACCCTGAATGAAATAGAAAGTATCGCTCTGATTGAGACGCTTAAACAGACAAAGGGCAACAAAACCGAAGCGGCTAAAATTCTTAACATTACAAGAACGACCTTGAACAACAAGCTCAAGCGGCACAACCTGGACCTGGATAAAATTTTGCCGGCAAGTCCATAA